The DNA region TAACAGAATAAAAATGCGAAATAATGCAAGAAAATGACGATAATGTACTATAAAAGATGAACAGTATCTAAACAAGAAAAATAAACGAGAATTGTAAGCAATATATTTCATGTTAATGTTGTATAAAAAATCTGCATAAAACTTAGAAGAATTGCATGAAAAATGCGTATTTGGTCAAAATCAACAAATAAATACTTGCAATTGTAACATTGTGGTGTTATTCTTGATACATCAAAAGTCGAGAGCGTCATCCCAAACGCAAAAGACAGAAAAGAAGAGGAGAGAAACTATGAAACTGAAGAAAATGATGGCAGTCGTTCTGGCAGGCGTTACCTGCGCAGGCATGATGGCTGGTTGCGGACCGTCCGGCGACGATTCCAAGGCTTCCGGTGGCTCCGGCGAAAAGGGAACAATGACACTGATCATGTCCACACGTGATGAGTTCCTGTCTACGCTGGAATCCGCAGCTATGTCCTCCGCAGAAGAAGCAGGCGTTAAGCTGACTTCTCAGGACGCACAGAATGACTCTGCAAAGCAGATTCAGTACATTGAGACCGCAGTAAACGGCGGTGACGAAGCTGTTATCGTAAACCCGGTAGACTCCGATGCAGCACAGTCCCTCGTAGACGCAGCTGGCGACACCCCGCTGGTATTTGTAAACCGTCCGCCGTCTGACATGGAAGTTCTGGCAGCAAAGAATGTTGGCTTCTGTGGTTCTAACGAGGATACCTCCGGTTACTTCCAGGGCGAGTATCTGGCTGACCACTTCAAGAAGCAGGGCAAGACCGAAATCAAGTACATCCTGCTGCAGGGCGAGTTGGGTCAGGTATCCCAGATCAAGCGCTGTGCAGGCGTTCTGAAGGCACTGAAAGACAACGGCATCAAGGCAACTTCCGTTGTAGATCTGGCTGGTAAGTACGACCGTGCAGAGGCAATGAACAAGATCAGCCCGGTTCTGACTTCCGGACAGGAATTTGACTGCATCATCTCCAACAACGACGCAATGGCTCTCGGCGCTATCGAGGCTTGCGAAGCTGCTGGCATCGATCCGGCTTCCTTCCCGATCGTTGGTATCGACTGCACCAAGGACGGCGCAGCAGCAGTAC from Butyricicoccus intestinisimiae includes:
- a CDS encoding substrate-binding domain-containing protein — its product is MKLKKMMAVVLAGVTCAGMMAGCGPSGDDSKASGGSGEKGTMTLIMSTRDEFLSTLESAAMSSAEEAGVKLTSQDAQNDSAKQIQYIETAVNGGDEAVIVNPVDSDAAQSLVDAAGDTPLVFVNRPPSDMEVLAAKNVGFCGSNEDTSGYFQGEYLADHFKKQGKTEIKYILLQGELGQVSQIKRCAGVLKALKDNGIKATSVVDLAGKYDRAEAMNKISPVLTSGQEFDCIISNNDAMALGAIEACEAAGIDPASFPIVGIDCTKDGAAAVQAGKMAMTVYQNPLGQGKGCIEAALNLVEGKAANDGTSFTKDDSGKDYSDSIVWIPFEPVTKDNVADYL